ATGGGTCCGAAAATCTTTGCTCATATTGGCAAGGATGGAACAGCCTATACGATTCGGATTCTGCCGCTCGGTGGTTATGTCCGCATGGCTGGCTGGGGCGAGGATTCGACAGAAATCAAAACAGGTACGCCAGCTAGTCTGACCTTGAATGAAGATGGGAAAGTCGTCCGCATCAATCTGTCTGGCAAGAAAATCGATCAGACAGCTCTGCCTATGAATGTGATCAGTTTTGATTTTGAAGAAAAGCTGGAGATTACAGGGCTGGTCTTAGATGAGACCAAGACTTATTCTGTTGATCACGATGCGACCATTGTTGAGGAAGACGGAACGGAAGTTCGGATTGCTCCGCTGGATGTCCAGTATCAAAATGCGACTATTTGGGGACGACTCATCACCAATTTTGCTGGCCCCATGAATAATTTCATTTTGAGCATTCTAGTTTTCATGCTCTTGGCCTTTCTTCAAGGCGGTGTCCAAGATGAAAATAGCAATCATTTTCGGGTGCTAGAAGGTAGCGCTGTTGCCAAGGCAGGGGTGAAAAGCAATGACCAGATTCTGAAAGTCAACAATTATGAGATTGCAAACTGGGACGACCTAACCAAAGCCGTGTCAGCAGCGACGAAGGATAAGGCAGATGCACCAACATTGACCATCACTTATAAGAGTGACGGTCAGACTCGTAAAGTGGACATTGAGCCTAAAAAAGAGGGTGACCGCTATCTATTGGATGTTTCACCTGCTATCAAGACTGGTTTTTGGGACAAGGTAGTCGGAGGCTTTACCGCTACTTGGACGACTACAGGTCGGATTTTGACAGCCTTGAAAGATTTGATTTTTAACTTTAATTTAAATAAATTGGGCGGTCCAGTTGCTATTTATAATGTCAGCAGTCAGGCAGCTCAGCAAGGTCTGCCGGCTATTCTGAGTCTCTTAGCTATGCTGTCTCTTAATATCGGGATCTTTAATTTAATTCCGATTCCGGCTTTGGACGGTGGAAAAATTGTCCTCAATATCCTTGAGGCTATCCGTCGCAAACCCTTGAAACGGGAAACAGAAAGCTATGTTACCCTCGCAGGGGTAGCTGTCATGGTTGTCCTCATGATCGCTGTGACTTGGAATGATATTATGAAATTGTTCTTCTAACATTTAAAAAATTGAAAAATATTCTATGAAGGAGTTTTGTTTTTATGAAACAAAGTAAAATGCTAATCCCAACGCTGCGCGAAATGCCAAGCGATGCTCAGGTTATCAGCCACGCCCTTATGTTGCGGGCTGGCTATGTTCGCCAAGTTTCTGCGGGAGTTTACTCTTACCTGCCACTGGCTAACCGTGTTATTGAAAAAGCTAAAAAAATCATGCGGGAAGAGTTTGATAAGATTGGTGCAGTTGAAATGCTGGCGCCTGCCCTGCTTAGTGCAGATCTCTGGCGCGAGTCAGGTCGTTACGAGACCTACGGTGAAGACCTCTACAAGCTGAAAAATCGCGAAAAATCAGACTTTATCTTAGGTCCGACACACGAAGAGACCTTCACTTCCATTGTCCGTGATTCTGTTAAATCTTACAAGCAATTGCCACTCAATCTCTATCAAATCCAACCTAAGTACCGCGACGAAAAACGTCCACGTAACGGCCTTCTTCGTACTCGTGAGTTTATCATGAAAGACGGTTATAGTTTCCATGCCAACTATGATAGTTTGGATGTAACTTATGATGAGTACAAATCAGCCTATGAGAAAATCTTCACTCGCAGCGAGCTAGATTTCAAAGCCATTATCGGTGACGGTGGTGCCATGGGTGGTAAGGACAGCCAAGAATTTATGGCAATCACACCTGCTCGTACAGATCTTGACCGTTGGGTCGTTTTGGATAAGTCAGTTGCCTCGTTTGATGAAATTCCTGCAGAAGTACAAGAAGAAATCAAGGCAGAATTGCTTAAATGGATGGTTTCTGGGGAAGATACCATTGCCTACTCTAGCGAGTCTAGCTATGCAGCCAACCTAGAAATGGCAACCAATGCTTACAAACCAAACAAAAAAGTAGTGACTGAAGCAGAGTTGGTGCGTGTAGAAACTCCTGACTGCAAGACCATTGATGAGGTAGCAGCTTTCCTACAAGTTGATACAGAAGAAACAATTAAGACCTTGGTTTACATGGCTGATGAAAAGCCTGTCGTAGCCCTCCTTGTCGGCAATGACCAACTCAACGAAGTCAAGCTGAAAAATCATCTGGGAGCTGATTTCTTTGAAGTCGCTAGTGAAGAGGATGTTCGTCAGATCTTGGGCGCAGGCTTTGGCTCA
Above is a window of Streptococcus cristatus ATCC 51100 DNA encoding:
- the rseP gene encoding RIP metalloprotease RseP gives rise to the protein MQIITFIIIFGIIVVVHEFGHFYFAKKSGILVREFAIGMGPKIFAHIGKDGTAYTIRILPLGGYVRMAGWGEDSTEIKTGTPASLTLNEDGKVVRINLSGKKIDQTALPMNVISFDFEEKLEITGLVLDETKTYSVDHDATIVEEDGTEVRIAPLDVQYQNATIWGRLITNFAGPMNNFILSILVFMLLAFLQGGVQDENSNHFRVLEGSAVAKAGVKSNDQILKVNNYEIANWDDLTKAVSAATKDKADAPTLTITYKSDGQTRKVDIEPKKEGDRYLLDVSPAIKTGFWDKVVGGFTATWTTTGRILTALKDLIFNFNLNKLGGPVAIYNVSSQAAQQGLPAILSLLAMLSLNIGIFNLIPIPALDGGKIVLNILEAIRRKPLKRETESYVTLAGVAVMVVLMIAVTWNDIMKLFF
- a CDS encoding proline--tRNA ligase: MKQSKMLIPTLREMPSDAQVISHALMLRAGYVRQVSAGVYSYLPLANRVIEKAKKIMREEFDKIGAVEMLAPALLSADLWRESGRYETYGEDLYKLKNREKSDFILGPTHEETFTSIVRDSVKSYKQLPLNLYQIQPKYRDEKRPRNGLLRTREFIMKDGYSFHANYDSLDVTYDEYKSAYEKIFTRSELDFKAIIGDGGAMGGKDSQEFMAITPARTDLDRWVVLDKSVASFDEIPAEVQEEIKAELLKWMVSGEDTIAYSSESSYAANLEMATNAYKPNKKVVTEAELVRVETPDCKTIDEVAAFLQVDTEETIKTLVYMADEKPVVALLVGNDQLNEVKLKNHLGADFFEVASEEDVRQILGAGFGSLGPVNLPEDVTIIADRRVQDLSNAVAGANEDGYHLTGVNPGRDFSPEYVDIREVREGEVSPDGQGILKFARGIEIGHIFKLGTRYSDSMNANVLDENGRAVPMIMGCYGIGVSRLLSAVMEQHARLFVNKTPKGEFRYAWGINFPKELAPFDVHLIPVNVKDEEALALTDQIEANLLNAGYEVLVDDRNERAGVKFSDSDLIGLPIRVTVGKKAAEGIVEVKIKATGDTIEVHADNLLETLSILTK